Proteins encoded by one window of Ochrobactrum sp. BTU1:
- a CDS encoding sugar ABC transporter ATP-binding protein, with amino-acid sequence MDRLNMREISKEFGGIAALNSARFSARAGEIHALMGENGAGKSTLMKILAGAYTHDDGEICIDGAPVSIASPQDAIRKGISIIYQEFSLALHLSVAENIFIERLGHGLFVDRNAMRRRAGELLAGMGFDDINSDEIVGNLTVAHQQVVEICKALSRECSILVLDEPTAVLTNHETEKLFKLVRRLRESGVCVIYISHRLDEIFSLCDRVTVLKDGASVGTWEITALDHKSLVNLMIGRELKDFFPARQATLGAVTLDVEALETGPLVSNISFQLRRGEVLGIGGLVGAGRSEVLRAIFGADPLASGTIRLNGKPLRIRKPGEAVQAGIGLLPEDRKHQGCLLDLPILTNAMMTPVNPHLGPFGLLRDRHERTATESLRKQLNLKAASIDAEAGTLSGGNQQKVALMKWLVSGCEVLLLDEPTRGVDVGAKVEIYRVINELAANGAAIIMVSSEMLELIGMCDRVLVMRAGRIAGELSGANITEEAIIELAMGRENVH; translated from the coding sequence ATGGACCGATTGAACATGCGGGAAATTTCCAAGGAATTCGGCGGCATCGCCGCTTTGAACAGCGCGCGATTTTCCGCTCGTGCCGGGGAAATCCATGCACTGATGGGCGAAAACGGCGCGGGAAAATCGACCCTGATGAAGATCCTCGCAGGCGCTTATACTCATGACGACGGCGAAATTTGCATCGACGGCGCTCCTGTAAGCATTGCCAGTCCTCAGGACGCGATCCGCAAGGGCATTTCCATTATTTATCAGGAATTTTCGCTCGCGCTCCATCTGAGCGTGGCTGAAAACATTTTCATCGAAAGGCTGGGACATGGCCTGTTCGTCGATCGCAACGCCATGCGTCGCCGCGCAGGTGAACTCCTTGCTGGCATGGGCTTTGACGACATCAATTCCGATGAGATCGTTGGCAATCTCACCGTCGCCCACCAGCAGGTGGTCGAGATCTGCAAAGCGCTTTCGCGAGAATGCTCGATCCTCGTACTCGACGAACCCACCGCCGTTCTCACCAACCATGAAACGGAAAAACTCTTCAAGCTGGTGCGGCGTCTGCGCGAAAGCGGCGTCTGTGTCATCTATATCTCTCATCGTCTCGACGAGATTTTCAGCCTTTGCGACCGCGTTACGGTGCTGAAAGATGGCGCGAGCGTTGGCACCTGGGAGATCACCGCCCTCGACCACAAAAGCCTCGTCAATCTAATGATTGGCCGCGAACTCAAGGATTTTTTTCCCGCAAGGCAGGCGACGCTGGGCGCCGTCACCCTCGACGTCGAGGCGCTGGAAACAGGTCCGCTGGTTTCCAACATCAGCTTCCAGCTCCGGCGCGGCGAAGTATTGGGCATTGGCGGCCTCGTCGGCGCAGGTCGCAGCGAAGTCTTGCGGGCAATTTTCGGGGCAGACCCGCTCGCTTCCGGCACGATCCGCCTAAACGGCAAGCCGCTTCGCATCCGTAAACCCGGTGAAGCCGTGCAAGCAGGAATTGGGCTGCTTCCGGAAGACCGCAAACATCAGGGTTGCCTTCTCGACTTGCCGATCCTCACCAATGCGATGATGACACCGGTCAACCCCCATCTCGGGCCCTTCGGCTTGCTGCGTGACAGACACGAACGCACGGCGACGGAAAGCTTACGCAAACAGCTTAACCTCAAGGCTGCTAGCATCGACGCTGAGGCAGGCACCCTGTCCGGCGGCAATCAACAGAAGGTTGCGCTGATGAAATGGCTCGTTTCCGGCTGCGAGGTGCTGCTACTCGACGAGCCGACCCGTGGCGTCGATGTCGGAGCGAAGGTCGAGATTTACCGTGTCATCAACGAACTGGCGGCCAACGGCGCCGCCATCATCATGGTCTCCTCGGAAATGCTTGAGTTGATCGGCATGTGCGACCGCGTGCTGGTCATGCGCGCCGGAAGGATTGCTGGCGAATTATCCGGCGCCAACATCACCGAGGAAGCCATC
- a CDS encoding sugar ABC transporter substrate-binding protein: protein MRFLKSASRMLCMAALGLAATTAIAADKHEIYTLLPNSALSGVIDPAMADRSAIEKALPSTTRDPSKKLVIGWTEITLGNPWFVSVVDSAKAKANEFGYVLDVQVADGDPAKTSAQIDAFIAKKVDVIVMDPTDLAAAAADAQRAVDAGIPVIALGTVPDDSPIVTTVLFNPYGNGFEAGRFVAQHYGADTPITAAAILGTVGNSTSESRVNGMITGIIYERSQQLGLKLTKEDAMLAGFKKFQELKTGGSFDYPEVKFNVTAMGVGLWTEEGGLNAAEDILTAHSSKLDLILAENDFMGMGALRALENQGLKGKIAVANAADGFRTALDLVKSGDMLVTGLCSGSHTGEGVVTLINQIFDKGFDANNLPLGSYYPSQIVTQKNADEFIDPDTANPFFRYTVPPFKTISELKG, encoded by the coding sequence ATGAGGTTCCTGAAATCCGCATCCCGCATGCTATGCATGGCGGCCCTTGGGCTGGCCGCGACGACGGCCATTGCCGCCGACAAGCATGAAATCTACACTTTACTGCCGAACTCGGCGCTGTCGGGTGTCATCGATCCCGCCATGGCGGATCGCTCTGCGATCGAGAAGGCGCTGCCAAGCACCACGCGAGACCCCTCCAAGAAACTCGTCATCGGCTGGACAGAAATCACGCTTGGCAACCCGTGGTTCGTCAGCGTCGTCGATTCAGCAAAAGCCAAGGCGAACGAATTTGGCTACGTACTCGATGTTCAGGTCGCCGATGGCGATCCGGCCAAGACCTCGGCCCAGATCGATGCCTTCATCGCCAAGAAGGTCGATGTCATCGTCATGGATCCGACCGATCTCGCCGCTGCGGCAGCCGATGCCCAGCGTGCCGTCGATGCTGGCATCCCGGTGATTGCGCTCGGCACCGTGCCGGATGACAGCCCGATTGTTACTACAGTGCTCTTCAACCCGTATGGCAATGGTTTCGAGGCTGGCCGTTTCGTCGCGCAGCATTATGGAGCGGATACCCCGATCACCGCGGCGGCGATCCTCGGCACCGTCGGCAATTCCACATCGGAAAGCCGCGTCAACGGCATGATCACCGGCATCATCTATGAGCGGTCACAACAGCTTGGCCTGAAACTTACCAAGGAAGACGCGATGCTCGCGGGCTTCAAGAAGTTTCAGGAACTCAAGACCGGCGGCTCCTTCGATTATCCGGAGGTGAAGTTCAACGTCACTGCAATGGGTGTCGGTCTCTGGACCGAGGAAGGCGGTCTTAATGCGGCCGAAGACATACTGACAGCGCATTCGTCCAAGCTCGACTTGATCCTCGCAGAAAATGATTTCATGGGCATGGGTGCGTTGCGGGCGCTGGAAAACCAGGGCCTCAAGGGCAAGATCGCCGTCGCTAATGCGGCGGACGGTTTCCGCACAGCACTCGATCTAGTGAAATCGGGCGACATGCTCGTCACCGGCCTATGCTCAGGTTCGCATACCGGTGAAGGCGTCGTGACGCTTATAAACCAGATCTTCGACAAAGGTTTCGACGCCAACAACCTACCGCTTGGCTCGTACTATCCCTCGCAGATAGTGACGCAGAAGAATGCCGACGAATTCATTGATCCCGACACCGCCAATCCCTTCTTCCGCTACACCGTTCCGCCCTTCAAGACGATCAGCGAACTGAAAGGCTGA